One segment of Desulfosudis oleivorans Hxd3 DNA contains the following:
- a CDS encoding homoserine dehydrogenase, which produces MQKQNGSDPAKIRIGIIGIGSMGKGLVYQAHITPGVRCVAVCDTDVKRCTAVLTWLHIPHSIATSRAVMEDVTRRGEVAVCEDGLWVAECADVDVVIEASSAILPAAEFALATLNSGKHLVLMNSEIDLLFGPLLADIARKNGVVCTSCDGDQYGVLKHQIDDLALWGLDLVMAGNIKGFLDRSANPTSIVPEADIRNLDYRMCTSYTDGTKLNIEMAIIANACGLITTTPGMHGPRAAHVQDVFNCFDFDALWKDRRPFVDYILGAEPGGGVFVIGHCDNPYQREMLAYYKMGPGPFYLFYRPYHLCHIEAMGTVLQAARRQTPFLVPDYGFQTQVYAYAKRDLKAGEVLDGIGGYCCYGLIENFKENHASPGLPIGLADNVALRRDVPEQGRISLDDVSYDPARLDFALFDRAFGLPANAAV; this is translated from the coding sequence ATGCAAAAGCAAAACGGCTCAGACCCCGCAAAAATCAGGATCGGCATTATCGGCATCGGCTCCATGGGCAAGGGGCTGGTATACCAGGCCCACATCACCCCGGGGGTGCGGTGCGTGGCCGTGTGCGATACCGATGTCAAACGGTGCACGGCCGTGCTCACATGGCTGCATATACCCCATTCGATTGCCACCAGCCGGGCCGTCATGGAGGATGTGACCCGCCGGGGAGAAGTGGCGGTTTGCGAAGATGGTTTATGGGTTGCCGAATGCGCGGACGTCGACGTTGTCATTGAGGCGTCCAGCGCCATTCTTCCAGCGGCAGAATTCGCCCTGGCCACCCTGAACAGCGGCAAGCACCTGGTTCTGATGAACTCTGAGATCGATCTGTTGTTCGGCCCGCTGCTGGCGGACATCGCCCGTAAAAACGGCGTGGTCTGCACCAGCTGCGACGGCGACCAGTACGGCGTGCTCAAGCACCAGATCGACGACCTGGCGTTATGGGGGCTGGACCTGGTCATGGCCGGCAACATCAAGGGATTCCTGGACCGCTCGGCCAACCCCACCTCCATCGTTCCCGAAGCGGACATCCGCAACCTTGACTACCGCATGTGCACCTCCTACACGGACGGCACAAAACTCAATATCGAGATGGCCATCATTGCCAACGCCTGCGGCCTGATCACCACAACGCCGGGCATGCACGGGCCCCGGGCCGCCCATGTCCAGGACGTGTTCAATTGCTTTGATTTTGACGCCCTGTGGAAGGACCGCCGCCCCTTTGTGGATTACATCCTGGGGGCCGAGCCCGGCGGCGGGGTGTTTGTGATCGGCCATTGCGACAATCCCTATCAGCGGGAGATGCTGGCCTACTACAAGATGGGGCCCGGCCCGTTCTACCTGTTTTACCGGCCCTACCACCTGTGCCATATCGAGGCCATGGGAACCGTCCTTCAGGCAGCACGGCGGCAAACGCCCTTCCTTGTTCCGGATTACGGGTTCCAGACCCAGGTGTATGCCTATGCCAAACGCGACCTGAAAGCCGGTGAAGTGCTGGACGGCATCGGTGGCTACTGCTGCTACGGCCTGATTGAAAATTTTAAGGAAAACCACGCCTCACCCGGCCTGCCCATCGGCCTGGCCGATAACGTGGCCCTGAGACGCGATGTGCCGGAACAGGGGCGAATTTCCCTGGATGACGTGAGTTACGATCCCGCACGCCTGGATTTTGCGCTTTTTGACCGGGCCTTCGGGCTTCCTGCCAATGCGGCGGTATGA
- a CDS encoding gamma carbonic anhydrase family protein, translated as MHKQDTGILRPRIHESVFIAPGARIYGDVVVGPGASVWFNAVVRADEGRIEIGADTNIQDNVTIHSDLGAPVIIGDRVTVGHGAVIRGCRIGEDVMIGMNATIMSHVEIGAHSVVGAGAFIPYHKSFPPGSMIVGSPARLVRQLTEEELTFNQTAIDIYKELVERYRAGEITGVS; from the coding sequence ATGCATAAACAGGACACCGGCATCCTCCGCCCCCGGATTCATGAGTCGGTGTTTATCGCGCCCGGTGCCCGGATCTATGGCGACGTGGTGGTCGGGCCCGGGGCCAGCGTATGGTTTAACGCGGTGGTGCGGGCCGATGAGGGCCGCATCGAGATCGGGGCCGACACCAACATTCAGGACAATGTGACTATTCACAGCGACCTGGGCGCGCCGGTGATCATCGGCGACCGGGTGACCGTGGGCCACGGCGCGGTGATCCGCGGCTGCCGCATCGGGGAAGACGTGATGATCGGCATGAATGCCACCATCATGTCCCACGTGGAAATCGGGGCGCACAGCGTGGTGGGGGCCGGCGCTTTTATCCCCTATCACAAATCCTTTCCGCCCGGTTCCATGATTGTCGGATCTCCGGCCCGGCTGGTCCGGCAATTGACCGAAGAAGAACTGACCTTCAACCAGACGGCCATTGATATCTACAAGGAGCTGGTCGAACGATACCGCGCCGGAGAGATAACAGGGGTCTCCTGA
- a CDS encoding CBS domain-containing protein, with translation MIRARDIMTKEVITVSPETDIAQATRLLLENHINGAPVVNADGELVGMLCQSDLIVQQKKIPLPSIFTFLDGVFSFSSTKSLEKEMQKIAATTVADAMSTDPVSVTPDATVEDVASLMAEKHFHTIPVVENSKVVGVLGKEDVLKTLVGGKG, from the coding sequence ATGATCCGCGCCAGAGATATCATGACAAAAGAAGTGATTACCGTATCGCCGGAAACCGACATCGCTCAGGCCACCCGCCTGCTGCTGGAAAACCATATCAACGGGGCGCCGGTGGTAAACGCGGATGGGGAACTGGTGGGCATGCTCTGCCAGAGTGATCTTATTGTTCAGCAGAAAAAAATCCCCCTGCCGTCCATTTTTACTTTTTTGGACGGCGTTTTTTCATTTTCCTCCACCAAGTCCCTTGAAAAGGAGATGCAAAAAATCGCGGCCACCACCGTGGCTGACGCCATGAGCACGGACCCGGTGTCTGTGACACCGGATGCCACGGTAGAGGATGTGGCCTCACTGATGGCGGAAAAACATTTTCACACCATTCCGGTGGTGGAAAACAGTAAAGTCGTTGGGGTTCTGGGCAAGGAGGACGTGCTCAAGACCCTGGTGGGAGGGAAAGGATAG
- a CDS encoding lipocalin family protein, giving the protein MVKIIFTGVMLFLTGCVGIPEGVRPVTDFNLERYLGRWYEIARLDHGFERGLSRVTADYSLREDGGVRVLNRGYLEKNKKWKEAEGRAYFVEGPDHGYLKVSFFGPFYGSYVVFELDHENYQYALVCGPDKSYLWILARTPEIAPALKDRLVARAAALGFETEGLIFVRHP; this is encoded by the coding sequence ATGGTGAAAATCATCTTCACAGGCGTGATGCTGTTTCTGACCGGGTGCGTGGGCATTCCGGAAGGGGTGAGACCTGTCACCGATTTCAACCTGGAACGATATCTGGGCCGGTGGTACGAAATCGCCCGGCTGGACCATGGATTTGAGCGGGGCCTCAGCCGGGTGACGGCCGATTACAGCCTGCGGGAGGACGGCGGCGTCAGGGTCCTCAACCGGGGGTATTTGGAAAAAAACAAAAAATGGAAAGAAGCCGAAGGCAGGGCTTATTTTGTGGAGGGCCCGGATCATGGCTATCTGAAGGTCTCTTTTTTCGGCCCCTTTTACGGGTCTTACGTGGTATTCGAGCTTGACCACGAGAACTATCAGTATGCCCTTGTGTGCGGGCCGGACAAATCCTATCTGTGGATTCTGGCCAGAACGCCGGAGATTGCACCGGCCCTGAAAGACCGTCTGGTGGCAAGGGCCGCGGCCCTGGGGTTTGAGACGGAAGGGCTCATATTTGTCAGGCACCCGTAA
- a CDS encoding phenylacetate--CoA ligase family protein, translating to MRAVPISVVPGIEWPALLSPQGAARLSLMYQLDQSQWWPPEIIKQQQFIQIHQLLTHAFHTTRFYRHRLQDAGFNPKTRVTPEVFSVIPLLQREDIQLHLADMNSTAVPKDHGRVGYTESSGSTGKPVRIHSTSLSQFFWHAMTLRDHLWHDRDFTRNHAEIRVGVGDRTGKNWGYAVKVAFESGPSLMLDIKEPMDRQIQWIQEHRPAYLLTYPSNLREMAGRCLEQGIDFPGLIEMRAFGETVTEETREICRQAWGVGVKDMYSAMEIGYMALQCPGHEHYHVMSEGVFLEVLDDQGLPCRPGEIGRVVVTDLHNFATPLIRYEILDYAEVGEPCPCGRGLPVLKRILGRQRNMLRLPDGTCQWPAFSPRKWPHADRIQQVQIVQKALDHLVVRLVVHFPLAPEDEQAITRIIHDRSGHPLRVGFEYVDTIEKPKNFKFDIFVSEL from the coding sequence ATGAGAGCAGTACCCATATCCGTAGTTCCTGGAATCGAATGGCCGGCCCTGCTGTCGCCTCAGGGCGCGGCCCGGCTTTCCCTCATGTACCAACTGGATCAGAGTCAGTGGTGGCCGCCGGAGATCATTAAGCAGCAACAGTTTATCCAGATACACCAGCTGCTGACACATGCTTTTCATACCACCCGGTTTTACCGTCACCGCCTTCAGGACGCCGGCTTTAATCCCAAAACTCGGGTTACGCCGGAAGTTTTCTCCGTCATTCCCCTGCTGCAGCGGGAGGATATTCAACTTCACCTGGCCGACATGAACAGCACCGCCGTACCCAAAGACCACGGCCGGGTCGGCTATACCGAATCCTCGGGCTCCACCGGCAAGCCGGTGCGTATTCATTCCACCAGCCTTTCCCAGTTTTTCTGGCACGCCATGACCCTGCGGGACCATCTGTGGCACGACCGGGATTTTACCCGGAACCATGCTGAAATCCGTGTGGGTGTGGGTGACCGGACAGGAAAAAACTGGGGATATGCGGTAAAAGTAGCGTTTGAAAGCGGTCCCAGCCTCATGCTGGACATCAAGGAACCCATGGACCGTCAAATCCAGTGGATACAGGAACACCGGCCCGCCTACCTGCTGACCTATCCCTCCAACCTGCGGGAGATGGCCGGCCGGTGCCTGGAACAGGGTATTGATTTTCCAGGGCTGATCGAAATGCGCGCCTTTGGCGAAACCGTGACCGAAGAGACCCGCGAAATCTGTCGCCAGGCCTGGGGCGTGGGGGTCAAGGACATGTACAGCGCCATGGAGATCGGCTACATGGCGCTTCAATGCCCGGGCCATGAGCACTATCATGTCATGTCCGAGGGCGTTTTTCTGGAGGTCCTGGATGACCAGGGCCTCCCCTGCCGGCCCGGAGAGATCGGCCGGGTGGTGGTTACCGACCTTCACAATTTTGCCACCCCGCTGATCCGTTACGAAATTCTGGATTATGCCGAGGTGGGTGAACCCTGCCCCTGCGGCCGGGGCCTGCCGGTGTTGAAACGGATTCTGGGCCGGCAGCGCAACATGCTGCGCCTGCCGGACGGCACGTGCCAGTGGCCCGCGTTTTCCCCGCGAAAATGGCCCCATGCCGACAGAATCCAACAGGTGCAGATCGTTCAGAAGGCACTTGACCATCTGGTAGTTCGCCTGGTGGTCCACTTCCCTCTGGCTCCGGAGGACGAACAGGCAATCACCCGGATCATCCATGACCGCTCCGGCCATCCGCTTCGGGTGGGGTTTGAATATGTGGATACCATTGAAAAACCGAAGAACTTCAAGTTTGATATATTTGTGTCGGAACTGTAA
- a CDS encoding DUF2878 family protein, protein MQKTKSPYINMLPLALLAASLATFCDAIHVHTHTLAYPDPWLFGQAFWVLPGFFVTFMTMSVGYFWMAPALPKALPTGKSTSAGAIGPCVEALISFGMVYLLSGFGNREPVLLSAIFYGVFALRLTFTYEKGFLLVLALILAVAGMFAEGLISAMGQVNYREPEIFHVPFWLGALYMHGAFALREGMRCFVYGR, encoded by the coding sequence ATGCAAAAGACAAAAAGCCCTTATATTAACATGCTGCCCCTGGCCTTGCTGGCCGCCTCACTGGCCACCTTCTGCGACGCCATCCATGTTCACACGCACACCCTGGCCTACCCGGATCCATGGCTGTTCGGGCAGGCGTTCTGGGTGCTGCCCGGATTTTTTGTCACCTTCATGACCATGTCCGTGGGATATTTCTGGATGGCGCCGGCCCTGCCCAAAGCGCTGCCCACAGGCAAATCTACATCAGCCGGCGCCATCGGGCCATGCGTGGAGGCCCTGATCTCCTTTGGCATGGTCTACCTGCTCAGCGGGTTCGGCAACCGGGAACCGGTGCTGCTGTCGGCCATCTTTTACGGGGTCTTTGCCCTTCGGCTGACCTTTACCTACGAAAAAGGATTCCTGCTGGTTCTGGCCCTGATCCTGGCCGTGGCCGGCATGTTTGCAGAAGGCCTTATCTCAGCCATGGGACAGGTGAACTACCGCGAACCTGAAATCTTTCATGTTCCCTTCTGGCTGGGCGCCCTTTACATGCACGGCGCCTTTGCCCTGCGCGAAGGCATGCGCTGCTTTGTTTACGGCAGGTAA
- a CDS encoding NAD(P)-dependent oxidoreductase — protein MKAKKRDHTRPPALLVMGDLALARAHRERLRPLVQSVSCHRGKDIQRIEKRLKNFDFLFACNVPLTPCIESLAAMKLVVLAETGIVHIDEQRAATAGVNYTNIPGYSTEAVVQYVLRCVFESRRPWDKIFSPTTFTVKEEKIGRGLEGAKIGLVGYGLIGKRLAEVLATLGCEVYINTRRPFRSIHVKWLPLKHLFSRSDIVVICCARDEASRGLIDAGVLDRLCRNATLISISHREVFDNEGLYRTLAKRTDLSAWLDFDWQESDSRFTALPHVRVSPHLAFYTEQTLEKRINSCIDQLEAFLRK, from the coding sequence ATGAAAGCAAAAAAACGCGACCATACTCGGCCTCCGGCCCTGCTGGTAATGGGCGACCTTGCCCTGGCCCGCGCGCACAGGGAACGGCTCCGGCCCCTTGTGCAAAGCGTCTCCTGCCACCGGGGCAAAGATATTCAGCGGATTGAAAAACGGCTGAAAAATTTTGATTTTCTTTTTGCCTGCAATGTGCCGCTGACACCCTGTATCGAATCGCTTGCCGCCATGAAACTGGTAGTCCTGGCCGAGACCGGCATCGTCCACATCGACGAACAGCGGGCCGCGACCGCGGGGGTCAACTACACCAACATTCCCGGCTACTCCACCGAGGCGGTGGTACAGTACGTGCTGCGCTGCGTATTCGAATCACGGCGACCCTGGGACAAGATATTTTCGCCGACCACGTTTACGGTCAAGGAAGAAAAAATCGGCAGGGGGCTTGAAGGGGCAAAAATCGGCCTGGTGGGCTACGGCCTGATCGGCAAACGGCTGGCCGAAGTCCTGGCCACCCTGGGATGTGAGGTGTATATTAATACCCGCCGTCCCTTTCGCAGCATTCACGTGAAATGGCTGCCGTTAAAGCATCTCTTTTCCCGGTCCGATATCGTGGTGATCTGCTGCGCCAGGGACGAGGCATCCAGAGGGCTGATCGACGCGGGGGTGCTGGACCGTCTTTGCCGCAATGCGACCCTGATATCGATCTCCCACCGGGAGGTGTTTGACAACGAAGGGCTTTACCGTACACTTGCAAAACGGACAGACCTAAGCGCCTGGCTTGACTTTGACTGGCAGGAGAGTGACAGCCGGTTTACGGCCCTGCCCCATGTCCGGGTTTCGCCCCACCTGGCCTTTTACACGGAACAAACCCTTGAAAAACGGATCAACAGCTGCATCGACCAGCTGGAAGCCTTTCTGAGGAAATAA
- a CDS encoding AMP-binding protein, with protein sequence MENERFWTKSYDPGVGDLSPDQWETSYVDAVRPTFSKFGDKTAYAFMGTHVSFADLDCYANRFARMLLDNGFKKGDVVGINLPNIPEYGIAWLGTLRAGCVVSGVSPLLSAPEMKHQLTDAKARALVTLDAVFAATLVKIADQLPDLKLVVVASVGGFLSPVKRFLGKRLGKIPQGRVTPLADKSVVQIEKVIKGSAYSGDDPGVAVTPDDIAYIQYTGGTTGLPKGAQLSHRNVVADLLIVQHWLHWEKGRGLALSGFPFFHIAGLFFNKNCIYLGWTQVLIPNPRDTDHICKEIKKYRPTVLVNVPSLFQMLIANPAFKTLDHSGLEGCISAASPFPEESQRQLESIVGEGKLLEVYGMTETAPLTTMNPMQGKKKLGHIGLPLPNTDLCLKNTETGEKVAVGQPGEICVKGPQVMVGYFNQPEETAKAFDVEGYFHTGDVAIQDEEGFLRIVDRTKDMIIVGGFKVFSRRVEDILSEHPAIDMIATIGRANPERPGSELVEAYVKPVAGHPLAGDRAALEKEILAFAKEKLSPYEIPKRVHVLDELPLTPVGKVDKKVLRKKDGK encoded by the coding sequence ATGGAAAACGAGCGTTTCTGGACAAAATCCTATGATCCGGGCGTGGGCGACCTTTCGCCCGACCAGTGGGAAACCAGCTATGTGGACGCGGTCCGCCCCACGTTTTCAAAGTTCGGCGACAAGACCGCCTATGCCTTCATGGGCACCCATGTGAGTTTTGCCGACCTGGATTGCTATGCCAACCGGTTTGCCCGCATGCTGCTGGACAATGGGTTCAAAAAGGGCGACGTGGTGGGCATCAACCTGCCCAACATTCCGGAATACGGCATTGCCTGGCTGGGCACGCTGCGGGCCGGATGCGTGGTTTCCGGGGTGTCGCCCCTGCTGTCGGCCCCGGAGATGAAACACCAGCTCACCGATGCTAAAGCCCGGGCACTGGTGACCCTGGACGCGGTTTTCGCCGCTACGCTTGTCAAGATCGCTGATCAGCTTCCGGATCTCAAGCTCGTGGTTGTTGCCAGCGTGGGCGGATTCCTTTCCCCGGTCAAGCGGTTTCTGGGCAAGCGCCTGGGAAAGATTCCCCAGGGCAGGGTGACCCCGCTTGCCGATAAGAGTGTGGTGCAAATAGAGAAGGTGATCAAAGGTTCTGCCTACAGCGGAGACGATCCCGGCGTTGCCGTGACACCGGATGACATCGCCTATATTCAGTACACCGGCGGCACCACCGGCCTGCCCAAGGGGGCCCAGTTGAGCCACCGGAACGTGGTGGCCGACCTGCTTATCGTTCAGCACTGGCTTCACTGGGAAAAGGGCCGGGGCCTGGCCCTGTCCGGCTTTCCCTTTTTCCATATCGCCGGCCTGTTTTTCAACAAGAACTGCATCTATCTGGGCTGGACCCAGGTGCTGATTCCCAACCCCAGGGACACGGACCACATTTGCAAAGAAATCAAAAAATACCGTCCCACGGTCCTGGTCAACGTGCCCTCCCTGTTTCAGATGCTCATCGCCAATCCGGCCTTTAAAACCCTTGACCATTCGGGCCTGGAGGGGTGCATCTCCGCCGCGTCTCCGTTTCCGGAAGAGTCTCAGCGGCAGCTGGAGAGCATTGTGGGAGAGGGCAAGCTGCTGGAGGTGTACGGCATGACCGAGACCGCGCCTCTGACCACCATGAATCCCATGCAGGGCAAAAAGAAACTGGGCCACATCGGCCTGCCCCTGCCCAACACGGACCTCTGCCTGAAAAACACGGAGACCGGTGAAAAGGTGGCGGTGGGGCAGCCCGGAGAGATCTGCGTCAAAGGCCCCCAGGTCATGGTGGGCTACTTCAATCAGCCCGAAGAGACCGCCAAAGCGTTTGACGTTGAGGGATATTTTCATACCGGTGACGTGGCCATTCAGGACGAAGAGGGGTTTTTGCGGATCGTGGACCGCACCAAGGACATGATCATCGTGGGCGGGTTCAAGGTCTTTTCCCGGCGGGTGGAGGACATTCTCTCCGAGCATCCGGCCATTGACATGATCGCCACCATCGGCCGGGCCAATCCGGAGCGGCCCGGTTCAGAGCTGGTGGAGGCCTACGTCAAGCCGGTGGCGGGCCATCCCCTGGCCGGGGACAGGGCGGCCCTGGAAAAAGAGATTCTCGCTTTTGCAAAAGAAAAGCTTTCTCCCTACGAAATACCCAAGCGGGTCCATGTTCTGGATGAACTGCCCCTGACCCCGGTGGGCAAGGTGGACAAAAAGGTGTTGCGCAAGAAGGACGGTAAATGA
- a CDS encoding radical SAM protein, whose product MTDASIRPRFSALEIKANYTCNSNCVYCCAGNRGKQRAMTFDEIAENIQFFIDTYGVQEVCLSGGEPTVHRDFLSTLDFVRSKGLRTYLHTNGIRFHDRTFAKQCAALVNRTLVGFSFHTPGLCAELTGSAKTFGQRIDGIANLLAESVPLRTNTVIIKQNYRHLPAIVDLISSLGVRRTLLTFPFFFECSDTQVACFVPESMEVVRPFLNTAVETLQKNGIEVSLQGLPPCQLGDLKNFREKDPDRAFVDSGHQLENHSMLFSTTLGYAKDDRCTECEYNTSECWGFPKPGVLGDLGRQLDPAGK is encoded by the coding sequence ATGACCGACGCCAGCATCAGACCACGATTTTCCGCCCTGGAAATAAAGGCCAACTACACCTGCAACTCCAACTGTGTCTACTGCTGTGCCGGCAACCGGGGCAAACAGCGGGCCATGACGTTTGATGAAATTGCTGAAAACATTCAATTTTTTATCGACACATACGGCGTTCAGGAAGTGTGCCTGTCCGGCGGAGAACCCACGGTTCACCGGGATTTTCTCTCAACCCTGGACTTTGTCCGATCCAAAGGATTAAGGACCTACCTTCACACCAACGGCATCCGTTTTCATGACAGGACCTTTGCAAAACAGTGCGCGGCCCTTGTCAACCGGACCCTGGTGGGGTTCAGCTTTCACACCCCCGGGCTTTGCGCCGAACTGACCGGGTCGGCCAAAACCTTTGGGCAACGTATCGACGGCATTGCCAACCTTCTGGCCGAATCGGTACCCCTGCGGACCAACACCGTCATTATAAAACAGAACTACCGGCACCTGCCCGCCATCGTGGACCTGATCTCTTCTCTCGGCGTTCGCCGCACCCTGCTGACCTTTCCTTTCTTTTTCGAATGCAGCGATACCCAGGTGGCATGCTTTGTGCCGGAAAGCATGGAGGTGGTCAGGCCCTTTCTGAACACGGCGGTGGAAACCCTTCAGAAAAACGGCATAGAGGTCAGTCTTCAGGGCCTGCCCCCCTGCCAGCTGGGGGACCTGAAAAATTTCCGGGAAAAAGACCCGGACCGGGCCTTTGTGGACAGCGGGCACCAACTTGAAAACCACTCCATGCTCTTTTCCACCACCCTGGGCTATGCCAAGGACGACCGGTGTACAGAATGTGAATACAACACCAGCGAATGCTGGGGATTTCCCAAACCCGGCGTACTGGGTGACCTGGGCCGGCAACTCGACCCGGCCGGTAAATAA
- a CDS encoding cupin domain-containing protein translates to MTHSRALELIRLLDLRPHPEGGYFAEIFRSPGIVRVPGKTDDRSALTGIYFLLTADGCSRWHRVASDEIWHYYEGAALELFWVEPGGETCNRCRVGEVGETTRPVAVVPAGSWQAARTTGDYTLVGCTVAPGFEFSDFQMLKQDPKAAQQISARFPELSMLL, encoded by the coding sequence ATGACCCATTCACGCGCATTGGAGCTGATTCGGCTGCTGGACTTAAGACCCCATCCCGAGGGCGGGTATTTTGCCGAGATTTTCCGTTCCCCCGGAATTGTTCGGGTACCGGGTAAAACTGATGATCGCAGCGCCCTGACCGGGATCTATTTTCTTTTGACCGCTGATGGTTGCAGCCGCTGGCACCGGGTGGCGTCGGATGAGATATGGCACTACTATGAAGGCGCGGCCCTGGAGCTTTTCTGGGTTGAGCCGGGTGGCGAAACGTGTAACCGCTGCCGGGTGGGCGAGGTCGGGGAGACCACCCGGCCGGTGGCGGTGGTGCCGGCCGGATCCTGGCAGGCGGCCCGGACCACCGGAGACTACACCCTTGTGGGATGCACGGTGGCCCCGGGGTTTGAGTTTTCCGATTTTCAAATGTTAAAACAAGACCCAAAAGCGGCACAACAGATTAGTGCACGGTTTCCCGAGTTATCCATGTTGCTATAG
- a CDS encoding glycosyltransferase, producing MAHPEPKGFSIICVFNSQAKLDKYLVESLKHQKTACELIAIDNRPQRFKCAATVLNAAAARAKYDLLMFVHQDVALGSDTWLADARNDIDLLENFGAAGVAGNGPLGVVASILHGTPPRRLGRVRLTKPVPVQTVDGCLLIVPKKLFLETGFDARTCPGWYLYVANFCLDMARLGRKVYVLPREIYHESTGPGNPRVLDEARRNIINKHRDQVDIIYTTVGEWKTG from the coding sequence ATGGCCCACCCGGAACCAAAAGGTTTTTCCATTATCTGCGTTTTCAACAGCCAGGCCAAGCTGGACAAATACCTTGTTGAAAGCCTGAAACATCAGAAGACCGCCTGCGAACTGATTGCCATTGACAACCGGCCCCAGCGCTTCAAGTGTGCCGCAACAGTACTGAATGCCGCGGCCGCGCGCGCGAAATACGACCTGTTGATGTTCGTGCACCAGGATGTGGCCCTGGGCTCAGACACATGGCTGGCCGATGCCCGCAACGACATTGATCTTCTGGAAAACTTCGGCGCGGCCGGAGTGGCGGGCAACGGACCACTGGGCGTGGTGGCAAGCATCCTGCACGGCACGCCACCGAGACGTCTTGGCCGTGTTCGGCTTACAAAGCCGGTACCCGTGCAGACAGTGGACGGCTGCCTGCTGATCGTGCCGAAAAAACTTTTTCTGGAAACCGGTTTTGACGCGCGCACCTGCCCCGGCTGGTACCTGTACGTGGCGAACTTCTGCCTTGATATGGCACGACTGGGGCGTAAGGTATACGTGCTGCCCCGGGAGATTTACCATGAATCCACCGGTCCCGGAAACCCTCGTGTTCTTGATGAAGCCCGGCGGAATATCATCAACAAACACCGGGATCAAGTTGATATAATCTATACAACGGTTGGTGAATGGAAGACCGGCTAA
- a CDS encoding YaiI/YqxD family protein encodes MSGRIERLPVLHIFVDADACPVKQEVYRVARRCDLYVTLVANAFMRVPAEAGITLKVVGNAFDAADNWIVENVEPFDIVVTADILLASRCIKKGARVIGPTGKPFTESNIGQAVATRDLLSELRGAGEVTGGPPPLNKRDRSRFLQKLDDVIQSIRRDNGLS; translated from the coding sequence ATGTCCGGGCGAATCGAAAGGCTGCCGGTGTTACATATTTTTGTTGATGCAGATGCCTGCCCTGTGAAACAGGAGGTGTATCGCGTGGCGCGCCGGTGTGATCTTTACGTCACGTTGGTAGCGAACGCTTTTATGCGGGTCCCGGCTGAGGCCGGAATAACGCTCAAAGTTGTTGGGAATGCCTTTGATGCGGCGGATAATTGGATTGTCGAGAACGTAGAACCTTTCGATATTGTTGTAACCGCCGATATTCTTCTTGCGAGCCGCTGCATCAAAAAAGGCGCACGTGTTATCGGGCCTACGGGGAAACCATTTACGGAAAGCAATATCGGCCAGGCTGTCGCTACCCGGGATCTTCTCTCGGAACTCCGGGGGGCCGGAGAGGTCACCGGAGGCCCGCCGCCGTTGAACAAGCGTGACAGGTCGCGGTTTCTCCAGAAGCTCGATGACGTCATTCAGTCCATTCGTCGCGACAATGGCTTGTCTTGA